From a single Sorghum bicolor cultivar BTx623 chromosome 5, Sorghum_bicolor_NCBIv3, whole genome shotgun sequence genomic region:
- the LOC8056964 gene encoding uncharacterized protein LOC8056964, whose amino-acid sequence MRKYLSRDLVRCGVTRFATTYLNLKSLLENKKQLQRLFREDELNELGYLKSVKGKKAHKIVTSESFWKGVQTAVNFFEPLAVVLRRMDSDVPAMGFLYGYLQEAKNEISRRFNNDRKKYEEVFQYIDKRWDSMLKTPLHRAGYYLNPFYYYQNKKAIEDNESFRDGVITCITKLVPDEDTQDKIIEELQRFQDAEGSFGKDIAKRQCKNIHFVPAKWWLNHGSSAPNLRKLAARILSLTCSSSACERCWSSFEQVHTMTRNRLLHDRMRDLVYIKFNCRLRQKKDNKDKDPLEKHVLDVLEDEDNEWITGIEPTEEDPLQKGETGASSQGVAPPPQREETRRGGNRNKKRKRLRLIPTSFEDEELSAPSSDGEEDTEMPSYLSSELGSDSLSHSE is encoded by the exons ATGAGGAAGTATCTCTCTAGAGATTTGGTCAGATGTGGTGTCACAAGGTTTGCTACAACATATCTTAACTTGAAGAGTTTGCTTGAAAACAAGAAGCAATTGCAGAGGCTGTTTAGGGAAGATGAGCTCAATGAACTAGGTTACCTGAAGAGTGTCAAAGGTAAGAAAGCACACAAGATTGTGACAAGTGAATCTTTTTGGAAGGGTGTTCAAACTGCTGTAAATTTCTTTGAGCCATTAGCTGTTGTGTTGAGGAGAATGGATAGTGATGTGCCAGCAATGGGGTTCCTATATGGGTATCTACAAGAGGCTAAGAATGAGATCTCTAGGAGGTTCAACAATGATAGAAAAAAGTATGAGGAAGTTTTTCAGTACATTGACAAAAGGTGGGACAGCATGCTGAAGACACCTTTGCATAGGGCTGGTTACTACTTGAACCCCTTCTACTATTATCAAAACAAGAAGGCTATAGAGGACAATGAGTCATTCAGAGATGGTGTAATAACATGCATCACAAAGCTTGTTCCAGATGAAGATACTCAAGACAAGATTATTGAAGAGCttcaaaggtttcaagatgcaGAAGGATCATTTGGCAAAGATATTGCTAAAAGGCAGTGCAAAAATATTCATTTTGTTCCAG CTAAGTGGTGGCTCAACCATGGAAGTAGTGCACCAAACCTCAGAAAGTTAGCTGCTAGAATTCTAAGTTTGACATGCAGTTCATCAGCTTGTGAGAGATGCTGGAGTTCATTTGAACAA GTCCACACAATGACAAGAAACAGGCTTCTTCATGACAGAATGAGGGATCTTGTCTACATCAAGTTCAACTGTAGACTAAGACAAAAGAAAGACAACAAGGATAAAGATCCTCTTGAGAAACACGTGCTTGATGTTTTAGAAGATGAAGACAATGAATGGATCACTGGTATTGAgccaacagaggaagatccattGCAGAAGGGAGAAACTGGAGCATCATCACAGGGAGTTGCACCTCCACCTCAAAGAGAAGAAACAAGGAGGGGAGGAAACAGGAATAAGAAGAGGAAGAGATTGAGATTGATCCCTACTTCTTTTGAGGATGAAGAGTTATCTGCTCCATCTTCTGATGGGGAAGAAGACACTGAAATGCCTTCTTATCTTAGTTCTGAACTTGGTTCAGATTCACTTTCTCACAGTGAATGA